DNA from Manduca sexta isolate Smith_Timp_Sample1 chromosome 6, JHU_Msex_v1.0, whole genome shotgun sequence:
agcactccacgaacacagggctatccaacacaaaaaatatttttcagtttgacccggtagttcctgagattagcgcgttcaaacaaacaaacaaactcttcagctttatataatagtatagattatataatagtatagattagctTATTCCTATCTTTCTTTTGTATCTATAGTAGATCTCAATGAATTATGCAAGGTAACTAACCCATTATCTTCCGATGGAGTCTCTGGCAAATGTTCTCCATAGCTAAATTCGGCAACACTCCGGGACGCAGCTACCGACAGGAGCCTAGAATAGGAATGGAATAGGTTACAAGGATAAAAGGGATAGGAATTTGGGATATGGAGTAAAACTGTTGGTTGAGGTATGTAACAATGACATATAAAGgagaataaaaaattgtatttattgaaaaaaaaaaagcaatatttgaACCGATTGCCGTTTTTGGTTTAATTTGGCTTTTGTCAGTAAATTTTTGCAAGCATATTCAAGTTTGTGCGATTGTCGCCTGAAATACAACTTGAATAAAGAATCATGAATAGTGTATACGCCGCAATTTCAACAAAACTTATTATCATTTTAGCTTTTAAAATTCCGAGACAATATCTTCACCCCAGTTAAGAAATTAACGGCAGTGTCATTGACTAGGTAAAAATTACTGATACACTACATAGTTacaaggaaaattattttaaaacattgttttcgaTGCACAGACTCAGCGCAGCAGAGCGTGGCGAAGGCAGCCGCGGGCGACGTCCACGGTAGCATGAAACCACCGCGCCATTACACCTCATTAGCAGTGAAACTCTGCTATTCACCGTCCACAACTAAACTCTGTTGTACATTAAACACCTTTTTGCCGACATTGAACAAAGAAACTGAACCTGTCAGTGCTTGCTAATTTTAACACGCTTGCTGTTTTGCGGTATAAGTAAAAGCCCCTAATAGAAAATCAgactaatttatttgtaagtagttctatacgaaaaatataagaagataatatattgtaacttcaaaatatttattagtcaaGAACATAGTTAAGTgtcaaaatagtattttaattcgATTGAGCTTCAGCGTGAAGACATAACGTTTTGTTATGGACGAATGACAAAATGCAACAAAGGAAGCAATTTCATTCATCTCCGTTATAGATGAACatcaaaagaaacaatttgTAAACCATAAACTGTTCTTTAATTTGATAGCCCACTGCCCAACGCATCAATTTGTTCTCGACGGGTTGAAATAAACAAAGCCCTACGCTATCGGCCCATGGCCTCTAATTGACACTATCTATCTTTATAACCATTGTGTTGTGCCCTTTAATTAACAGATATCGTAACCGAGACGGGACgcgaacaaacaaacaaacgaccATTCACAGGAAGAGGCGATGCACTTTTACGATTTCGTTTGATGTGCACGCATACGGGTTTTGTTTGGGTCGATTAACACCAACCAACAATAAAACACGTATCAACTAAAGAACATTAATGATATGGATAAGACTTCGTATCACCGCTAGACTGAATAACCCGATGCTTCATTCTTAACAAGTTCAAAGTTTTGTCAGTGAATGAAATGATCTCAGAAATCCGGTGATGTATGGGAATCAACCTAGAATCCGTAAGCACACATAGTGTCTTAACCAGACCATGGACGTAACCGATACAATCGTTAGGAATAAGTCAAGTATATTTCAGATCCTGTAGGACACCCGGTTCCACTTTATTTAACAAGTACAGTGAGGGATTCTATTCTACTACGGGGTCATATCCGTCTTTTACAATTACAGGCGTATTAATAGAAGAATAGCTTTGACACGGccgtataagtaaaataataaaaaaatgcctaTTATATAGACccgattttataataaatttagtcCTCAACATCAGAATCACACCGAAAACGTCACACAGCACACGTACCCAGAATAAAGATGTTACAACGCTCCAAAAAAACTTCTATTGCATTGCGATTTCCATTTTCATTTATAGGTTAACACTGATGCTATCAATACAAACTTACACAAATATGACACGTTTAAGATCAAATGTGACACTTGGATTTCTGTGCCGTAAGACCGTGAACTATGAATATACAAAAGGACAGCCATACGTCGCCTCGGCCCAATTGACATTTCCTTGCTGGAAAATAATAAGCTGCAATAGATTGTTGCCACTTGCGAGCGTAGTTTACCCTTTCACTGCTATTAGGACTTTTATCCAGGTTCAAATCTAGTAAATTGTATTGAGTTTTTAACGAAGTTTCTAGccttactaaatataaatagctAAATGTTTGTTTGGCATATTCATTATACCAGTTCTAAGATATTCGtccttttagattttttttttttatttaatgtatggaAGTTTTATAACACATCTCAGCGCGGTAATGTGAAAAACCAAGTAAGtacattaaaagttaaaacctAAATTGCCACTGTGACCCTAAACATATTCTCAAATAACGAACAAAAAACTTTCTCGGTATTTAAGTAAAtgcatttcatacaaaataattaacatgaCGGTTCCCATACTTAAAGATGGAATTGACCCAGAACTGTCGAAGCTGTCAATGCGTTTGATGCGCACACGCATCGCGAAGACGTTCATCGCCATATATGAGCATGCATCGTTGCACGTAGCATACATCTCGCTAGATAGTGTCAAAACGCTAGTTTCTAATTTATGTCTGTCTGTGTGGCGAGCCTAGATTCCTTTCCAGATTTTTTCTAATCATTAGCAATATGACATGAAATGATAAGAATTGTGCTATGGAAACGTAAATGATTTCATTAGGTGCATGGTGCTTGTAGAAAAGTTACTGTAGAATATTATATGTCATGTCAGAGTAAGTAAAGAGTAAGACTACcatacacaatattatgttgaaatatttgTCATAGTTGGTCATTCCAATTTTCAACAAGTCACGTTTCAAAGCCAGCCAATATAACTACATCTAGTACCTAATGCAACCCAAACGACTTGCGATCGAAACCAAAATCCCCTTCATCGGCCATTCATGCTGAAATTAACCAAGGACGCGATAATTATAATACGTGTTTGAATAAACAACACGTTACGAATAACGGAGTTCCAAAATACCATTTAATTTCCTTGAAAATAACTCGCCCACATATTGAATTCAAATCGAGCGCCACTGTTATTATGGACAAATTTAGCAATGGATTTTGACTACTTTATTGtattagaaaagtaaaatattcttGAAAAACCTATCAGTGTGAAGGCTAATGTGTTAAGCTTACATAAATTTATTCCAAACAGCTTCAACGTAATGAATACCTACTCTTAGCACTTACGTTACTTTGGTGACAAAACCATTAGCGTGTTGCGTAGcatcataataataaactttaatgatATCGCCAGAACTACAAATAAACcatagaattataaatacacccttcatttgtaaaaaaaacacggCTATTTACAATTCTGTTTATAGTTAAACCCCCTCATTAGATATATAGTTATCTTTTGATATATAGTTTGATGAATGTATTATGACCAGAAAAAGTCTCAATATGACTCTAATAGATCTATAAGTTATTCCCAACTAGACATATAGCATAGCCCGCGCTGACAGACGGCTGGCAAGCGAACCATGTAATAGCAATAGCTTCCGCGAGGGCGCGGCTCATTGTTTGGCGGCTGCGACACGCCAGCGACAGCCGTGCGTGACTGCCTGCCCAGCCTGGCAAGCCTGGCTTCTAGTGTTCACTGGTCGCAGATTACACCATCCAATGGTAACTTTGTGGAGTATTACAGAAATTAGGCGAATTTATAGATTGCTCATAACACTTGCGATTGTCGATAGTAACTTACAGGAGTTGTGGTAGAGTGTATGAGGGCAGAATAGTCTCGTAAACGgaaattaaacattaacaacTTAATAGGAATGTGATTAAAATCTGAAATCTAAAATCTAGCGACGTGTGTTTAATTATTCACCATTATATTTGACCTATAATGTAATTCACACGAATTCTAGTGCAGTCACTTTGCCCTGCcggaacaaaaaaataacgctTGCTCCGTAAGCTCTACCAGTGTTAAGTATGACATCAATCTACGATCGTAGTAACTAGCGCCATGCAAGTTGCATTAATATGACCGCAAACTAGCTCCTGCGGGGCTTCACGGAACCCGAGCCGCGGTGTCCTGTTACCGCGACGCCAGCCCTGCGCCCAAATAATCCTGTTACACTCGATTGATGGCATGTACGCCTCAATGACCCATCATGTTATAATACTTCACAAAGTAATCATGCCGACACTACACCTTCTGACACCTAGTTAATCGATACTACAACAAATTCGTGCTTTTTATCTCCATAGAGGTAAGTAAAGGCGTAAGTAGTGCTTCCATAATCCTCCAACTCAAAACAGACTTTACGTAATTCATGGATACTGAACACTTGTTtcataacttctgagtaaattctCTAAACATAAATGTGCAAgccgaccaaatataaaagtcacactctaatctatgccccccttacaaatattactaacatgagtagtatgtatgtactacataaGTAGTTTAGTAAgataactgtaaaataaatttacttgaaaccgaccttaaataaaacatttcgatCTTAACTACATTGGGATATAATTtaggaaacataatattagttcCATAACACTATAACACAGTGACTAAAACGCATCAAAAGGGACAATCAAGCGGTAATCTTAAACGCGATCCAAAGGATACAATTCTATTGTTTGGGACCGTTGTTTCTAGACAATTGCGAATGTGCGAGTCGAATTATCAAAGAAAACGGACCGATTGTTGCAACTCTGCTTTGTGTCGCAATATCGACAATTAGAACTGTATAAGGTCATGTTTACGAAGGGAAATTTGAAAACCAGTTCAAGTAATTGGCAGGAACTATTTCGCacactaaaacaaaaatgtctGAGGATAAACATTGATACAATATCAACAAACAATACTGAGCTTATCGTCGCCCACTGCCGAATATAAGCTTCCGCAAGTACTCTACCAACTCGGTATTGGTTATTACGCGTTCAACTATTGCAAATGTTTATACTggcacattaaataaaatcatttttaagatACAATATACAGCCAGCTAATTATGAAGATAGAATAGCGAGATACAGCAATAAGATCTTATCTTATTGCTATATCTCGCTAAATTGCAAATCCTGTAACGTTTACTTCcgtattcaaatataaatgcatcattactcataatatattgaatgatATAGGTGATACGCCTTCATGCAAAGGTAGTTAGCCATTATCTTGTTTGCTAATGACAAGAACATTGAACAATAACTTTCAATTTGAACAAATAAAGcattaaaacacaaacaatCTTGCTGCTCGCCTTAATTGGGATTCTCAAGGCGAGTGCGCAAACGCCGCCCACGAACGCTCGAGGAAATAAATCTGGTCCAACCTACACCTCCAATTACACAAAGTAACTGTTCATACAAATACTTCAGAACACATTCTGGCGCCAGACGCACAAGTTTACTATATTGGAACACGTTTTGCTGcagtaagtaatttaatttcaaatgaaaTCCCAGTAGACCACAACATTCGCCTACCTTAGGCCCTGTTACCATGTCCTGGTTTAACGATTTACATGTTCCAAGAAAGCAGTTAATCATGGCCACTGTGCTCTCATCTATAACAAATGTATGAGATAAGCAACTGTTTGCGTTAGTTTACAAGCAGGTTCTGCTAGTACTATCACATTAAAATCTTTTCTTAAATGCAAAGCTATTACTGTAATACgtattatgcaaataataatGCTGTAGAGGCTTATAGAAAATACCGTTTGCATACAGGCAATCATGCTGGTTTACAAACCATTGCATACGgacctattataatataaaaaataacattatgactacgttaaaaatatatcatacccaataatataaaaatacgttgTAATATTAATGCATAAACAAAAGATAgaacacaaaaattaaacagtttccataatatgtattaaaactgCAATGATTCATACGACTTACGAATATGGACAAACATCTCAATAGATTATGacttaattgtataaaaaatctattctgGATTAACTACAGATGCGGTTAAATAAAGACGTTTTCGTAAAACAATAGATACCTATACAGATACATTTTATAGAGCTAAAACATAAGATATTGCAGCGAAACTCATCGATGTCACACAGGCGCTTAGATctctaatgaaaatataaagctcAATCAAtcgtaataaaactaaaaatgtcATTCGGTTCGCAGGTTTCTTCCAAGATACCTACAGGTCAAGAACAGAGTTTAACTAATACTACCCTAGGCCTAACTCACTAGACACTTCATGAGTCTCACGTAGTCACACCAGAGAAGCCACAACAGAATGTAAATACAAGGACTTGTTTCtaaccacaaaatatttttttatatcgggACCAGTGTTGGGATCTCTATTTTTTCGGGTAGAGAATATTTCAAGCTAAACTGTTCCAAAATATAAGTCTGCATGGATAGAATTAAATGCGTAATTATTTTCTTGCTAATGAAAAAGTTAATTGGCAATAGGTAAGTGGAGACATAACATAATGTACCTTTatctcataatttaaaaaaaggaggtcCTATTGAAGATTTACATTGCCATTTACTTACCCACATAATAATGAGTTCTATGATACCTCAAAATACAATTAAGATGTAAATACATAgagtacttttttttaacaaaacaataagAACACCAAATGTATACCTATCCTTGTTAGTAGCAGCAGGTAAGAATATTGATTGTTTCATAGATATTAAACGGTATAGTTAGTCAGTTTCCATGATGAAATGTCTTAAGCATACTAACTTACTTGGTAATAGAGCTTTTCGAGTCCTCCGGCAAACCAACAAAAATCAACGTGGACGACATTTCACAAAACACGAATAATATAACGAATTTACTGAAAATTTTGAGCGCATTCAGCGCAAAGCTAAATTCAAACCAATACACAGGAATTCACTGGACGTCAAACTGACCTTTGtcaaaatttagtttttaaaaattatagtataaccGCCAGTTCAAACGAGTTGGTATGGTAAACTGGCGTTGTGCATTATTATGACAAAGTATGCGTGGGTGAGCCATGTAGGTGTTTAAATCGACCccttgtataataattattatctagaaTCGCTATTTCCTTTCCGAGCAGTGTGATCTAAGCTAAGATTGTTGTTTGTATATCGAGCTGTACTCTACATGTATGTATCTACCTCAAAGCACTACCCACCTTACACTTGATACCAATAATTCaaccaaataaacaaaaatattacattttatgcaAAAACATATATTCTAGGACTTTTTAACTaatgttgataatattttgtattaaagctGACATGATTGCCTAAGTTTTGTACATGTATCGCGATATGATGGTACTGAGGTGTTGGGTTCGATACCCTAGGTTTAGTcgctttttctttttttcgctcaatatcagcccggagtctgttATAGTGCCAGGAAATAGCAATAGGCTTGCCCACCATTACATCCGACATAATATGACTGGCGAAATGTGGGAGTCACATTTCTGCCTGAATCTGCATGTAATGGCCTCCACTATACCACCTCTCTCTACTCAACAAAAATCCTTACATTACAATACGGTCAAATTAAGTTTGGTGGTTTTAAAAATTTGGTATACTAGTAATCAGATAAAAGGCCTGAGTATGTATGTGTGTGACAGTATTAGCCCATGATAATAGGAAAAGGTTGGGAGATAAGTACTTAGTTGGCTGGGTAAACGTATTGTGGTGGGCCATTTCCCGAAGTAAACGcctaactccgagctgataGTGAGTAGGAAAATCTAATCACTTTACACGATCCAAAAATTAAAGCCGAGacgggggaaacctgcgaatagTACCTATACTGGTTTCCCTCGGCTAAGAGACTGCTAGGTCCCTGGAGGAAAATGAGAAGGGATAATTGTTCGCCGTCCATTATAGGCCCCGGCGTGAATTTTACAACCAAGGGGTATACACATTCcactatgtgcctagggccCCGGCATAATGTCTCCCCATCCATGGGCATGCATTCGGTATGGAGGCCGAGCACACAAAAATTGTCTCGCGGGTGGGGGAAGTCGTACCAGTCGAAGCAGTTAATTTTAAGAAGTTTAAATCTTAGTACACTTGTAACTAATGGCGGTTTTAGCCAGCGTTATGTCCCAGGCGTaagcaattaaaaatgttcCTGATTTCAACAATTAAGTACGTAAGGTGCTTGAGATGCGTTGGTTAACAGGGttgtaaactaaaaaattatcCTCAGTTGGACATCGTGCGAGGCCACAGTTGAATATCGGTATCGCGCACTCCCCAAGGCCGCCATTGCCTATATCTATAAATCTAAGTAGGAAATCTAATGTTTTTAATCtgattgcaatattttaaaaataagcattctaagataaaataatgaatattttctttaataaataggtCTACCAAATTATAGTGAAAAATGCTATGAAGGTAAAGACAATAAACCGAAATTCATTTCCGAACGTTACAAAATCGAAAGCAGGCCACACACGTGGTGATGCGACGCGATAATCACAGTCGCAATGATTTTATTTCGTTCATTGTCTTTACGTtttgtaagtataataattattaatggtaTGGATTTTTTTCTGTTCAACTGTCACGTATCATCGTtcgtatagtattatttttactcaATCGAATTTGTCGTGTTCAAACCACAGTGCAAACATAATTTAGGTTATGCCGATAGATGGCGATACGAATAAAATCTCGATCATTGCACAATAATCATCACTAATcaaattctattataattttttttatatcttcaatattgcttgaattatgttttagttgaaacataaataaaacaaatacttctTTATGTTCGGTTTCCGAACGATTATAATGCTTGAGTCTTGAGTTGACGGTTCGACTGTTGAATGCAGCGAACTTGTTTTGCTTTCGAAGTGATATTTTTCTGTTCACAAAATATCGTTATGAAAACTGGATTAATGTTGAAACCATGCTGAACCAAACGTCTACAGAAGCGTTGCTCTCGGCGACCTACGTTGAAAACTACTTAGATTGTGTCGAAAACCTTCCGAATGACCTGCAAAGACATTTATCCCGTATGCGAGAACTTGACGTAACTTACAGAGGTAAATCTTCAAATTCTATTATTAACCATCGTCATCAACAATTTGATCaagtatttttcatattctaaGTAAGTAATCATTGATGGTACAGCTTTGAAAACGCTGTGTTGACGTTTGCTATTCAACCTCATTATGTATGTATAGCTATACGAATTATGCCTTTTACTACATTATTCGCattaaaacacatattaaaaCAACCCAATGTAATCGTAATACATCATGTAATTATgcacaaaaaatcaataacgcAGATGTTTATTGACAAGCTGTCATTGAGTGGCGAgggtttacaatttattattgtcaaaGATGAAAATAACCTTCGTTATACGGTACGGTACTAAATTTCAGCCATGTCTTAAGTCCATGGTTGTATACAGaattaacacataaaatatacgtTTATAACCTAACATTTGCATTTAGCTGCAAACATTTATTAGCATCAACAATCTTTTCAGAATGCCTCCGTGAAGCTGAGAAGCATTTAGCAGTATGTATCGGCACCAACACAGAAGAGAGACGCCGTAGCAGGGCTGCACTTCGGCTACAAGCTGCATTAGTAGCCGCTCAAGAGATTGGAGATGAAAAACTCCAGGTTGTACAGATACTTCAAGACCTAATTGATAACAAGCAGAGATCACTTGATGCAGATCATAAAAAACTAGGTGAGTGCTCtacagaatatttaattattctaacTAAAAGTTTATAGTTATATCTACTTTATACCCAcaacaaattgtttttgtaatgtcTTTGAAAGTACATGAAAAATTACAGTCacaaattaaagtaataagCAAAATGCATAaagaatttgtatttaaataaaatattccataatttaCAGACTTTCATATAAACTATCATATCAATTTTCTATCAGATTTCAGTCCaatcaatgtaataaaatataaaatgtattagcAACTGCATGTTCGTAATATTCAAAGTTGCTTacgctaatataatattaactccATTGCACCATTTAACCAACCACTATGATATTGTTACAGTTTCTTGCTTGGAAGTGAACACAAATGGAACAACTAAGGATGAGCCAGCACCACCACAGGACACAGTCCGTGGGGTGGACAAGGAAGCAGTCACACCACAGACACCACAGCCACACGCGCCACCACCTCCCCCGCCTGAGAAAACAGCAGAGAAGGACAAAGAAAAAGTAGAGAAAGAAAAGAGCGGAGGTAACATATATCAATTATGTATAATACTAATTCTGTATGAATAGTGCATTGATGGTCTCTGGCTTCAGTAATAAGGTCGCTTGCTAGATGGTGAGCATAATGCAGGCTAAAAACAATACTCTAAACTAACAGTATGTGGTATTGGATATGGCTGGTATGTGAATGTCAGGTAATGATTTACCCAGTTTAACTCTGACTAGAAATGCAAAATTTGCATTGGTTCTCACAAGCTTCTCAGAGTGACTCCAGTGTTGATACACTTGAGTGTTGGAGAAACAACTTCAAATTCTGggattatatgaaaaaaaaacatttcatcaaCCCACAGACATCCCTTACTGTTTTTTTTGTCTGTCATACTTAAAAGATATAAATGTTTAGCAGACAATGTCCAGTGATGGTAACTAGAGAGGTTAAACTTATGTTAAATCTCTTCATATACAGTAATACAAAGACACAAAATGGAACATAAAGATTTTGACTGCTATTCCACTGTAGCTGTAACCAACCAAGTGGCTTTGAGCTTATAAAAAACTAGTACCAACCAAAttgcaatattatgtattattgttttacaaaatattttccttattcaCTCAGAACCCACATATCTACCACTTGTTTATGCATATTAAGGCCCTCCCCTCAGCCAACAGCTATGACCATTTGTTCCGTACATTTACGGTTCACGAGTTACGAGTGGGAATATGCAATGgtttatgaattatttctttaaactatCAATTTGagttgttttttataatgtttctttttatctAACTATTactgtttgttagaaataaaaattatgtgtattttaggAAATATGTGGCCTCAACAATTTTcatatattgtagaaataagttgtttttttttctataagtatTTTCAACTTCGAATAGATTCCTAAAATATAGTTAACGCAATGATTTACTGATGACACCACTTTAAAGAACCTGCTAAgattatataagaatatttataacaataatattgaatattgtttatataagcaGACATTATAGgtcattacaattattaaacacaaatatattacagGTGAACGATGGTCAAAACGCCCACGCCGATCTAGAACCACAGTCGGTGCAAACACTGACCGTGCTGACTCTAGTGAAAGAGACAGTGAACGACACACGCACAACACTACTCACAAGAaaggtaatataaattttaaacatgcttataactttattgtaaaaaagtaCATTATACAACATTGTAGCATCATATTgcatattattacattacatttctTACAGGTATAGGAAAGAAGAAAAAGCGCAAAGCACGGCAAGCAGCACAACGATCGGAAACTCCGCCAGAGGAACCAGATGCAATAGATCCCGATGAGCCTCGTTACTGCTTGTGTGATCAAATATCATTTGGTGAAATGATCCTGTGTGACAATGATCTATGCCCTATAGAATGGTTCCATTTCTCTTGCGTGTCGCTCACTACTAAACCTAAAGGGAAGTGGTTCTGTCCAAAGTGCCGCGGTGACAGGCCGAATGTGATGAAACCTAAAGGACAGTTCCTCAAAGAACTAGAACGGTATAACAGAGAGAAAGAAGAAAAAGCATAGTCGCTACTCAAAGGACATAAAATGAGTGGAAAAGCAATTGTGAAAACTAAGGTTGACTAGTTGATTCTGTGATTTGAATTTGATTAACACTCATTTTACATGCCTAATAGAGTGTATGAAGCCCAAACACTTTCAAGTATTGGAATGTGATTTCAGTTTAATAAGAgatgattattttctttattgcgTGTTATGAGAACATTGTAAgaagaaattataaaacttgattGATATAATCTCCATTATGGGGAAGTAAATggttgtcttaaataaatgtagattgataatttattttaattacttatttcaaaCGGGTGTGTTGATTTTAAAGAACAGGTCTGCAAAGAATAATCTATCTGCAAAACAATGTGAAAACATTgtagatgtaataaaattaataattcatttctCCTGTTCAAATAATACATGGAAGTACATATACAGCGTAATGTTGCGCATTTACGGCATCTATGGCATAGAAGAGagtattgtttacaatattagttACGGACAGATGTAATTTGATACTATTTGAGcaagttttattgaatataacaattcattaatattgagtgtgtttcatttaaataaaacaatcaaaataatttccagtacgatttatttaatatgcgaataatacataatttttctaAACACTATCAGTAATCACGGAAATAAAGAGAATACAGATCGAGTCTCTAACAGTTGGTATAATAGGAAATCTCATTTTATTTCACTATatagcataattttatttatttttcttgctATGTTTTAGAAGATAAATGGCATTATAACATATTGCAATGGCCTATACTTTCGactagatttattattattattattataaattatcgctATAATGCAATATAGTATACTTCAtaggttatttataaagatacaatgAATTAGTACCAAAA
Protein-coding regions in this window:
- the LOC115451104 gene encoding inhibitor of growth protein 1, producing MLNQTSTEALLSATYVENYLDCVENLPNDLQRHLSRMRELDVTYRECLREAEKHLAVCIGTNTEERRRSRAALRLQAALVAAQEIGDEKLQVVQILQDLIDNKQRSLDADHKKLVSCLEVNTNGTTKDEPAPPQDTVRGVDKEAVTPQTPQPHAPPPPPPEKTAEKDKEKVEKEKSGGERWSKRPRRSRTTVGANTDRADSSERDSERHTHNTTHKKGIGKKKKRKARQAAQRSETPPEEPDAIDPDEPRYCLCDQISFGEMILCDNDLCPIEWFHFSCVSLTTKPKGKWFCPKCRGDRPNVMKPKGQFLKELERYNREKEEKA